Within Triticum dicoccoides isolate Atlit2015 ecotype Zavitan chromosome 1B, WEW_v2.0, whole genome shotgun sequence, the genomic segment GTCCCGGCGGCCCGCCGTCCGTCCGCATCACCGGCATCGGCTCCGCGCCCGCCGTCGACGAAGCTGGCCTCCGCCTCGCCGAGCTCGCGCGTGCCATGAACGTGCCCTTCTCGTTTCAAAGGTTCACCGACGATAGCCTGGACCAGCTCAAGCCATGGATGTTCCAGGTCCTGCCCggagaggcggtggccgtgaactccATCTGCCAGCTCCACCGCCTCCTGGTGGACCCGGACGCCGCGTCCACGTCTCTCCCCACGCCCATCGACGTCGTGCTCGGCTGGATCGCGTCCATGCAGCCCAGGGTTTTCACGGTCGTGGAGCAGGAGGCGGACCACAACAAGCCGAGGCTGCCGACGCGGTTCGAGAACGCCATGTTCTACTATGGCTCTGTGCTCGACTCCATGGAGGCCATGTCCGTGAGCCGCGGCGGCGTCATCGGCAACGGAGCCGGCGCCGACGCGTACGTGCAGAGGGAGATCTTCGACATCGTCTGCGGCGAGGGCAGCGCCCGCACCGAGCGCCACGAGCCGCTCGCATGCTGGTGCGCTCGCCTCTGGCGGATGGGTCTCACCCACGTGCCGCTGGGTCCGAGCGCAGCCTATCAGGCGGCCAAGCTTGTCCGCATGTACTCCACCGCCGGGTTCCGCGTCCAGGAGATCGGCGGCTGCCTCTCGCTCATGTGGCACGAGCGGCCCCTGTTCACGGCGTCCGTTTGGAGCGCAATGCCCGCAGATGGCGCCGCCGAGGAGCGCGCCGACAAGCACAAGCTGAAGATGAGCATCGGCGAGAGTAGCAGCGGCCACCTGCCGGACGCCGGGGCGCAGTGAAAGAGCGCAGCATGCATGCATGGTGGTTGGGATAATGGTTAAGGGAGGCAGATCGTCGATCGAGTTTAGTTTGTCAGTTAGTCGGAGCTTATGCTGCAGCCATGAGTCAGCCAGTCGTCAAAGTGTCGTGAGATTCAGATGGGTCTAGGACAATAAAGTGTCGCTCTCAAAGTATGTGCGAGAGATAGTGTCGTTATTCCTTCCTGGTTTTATCTATCGAACAGTTAATTTGCTTCATCAGTTGTAAGTAGATCATGGTTGTTTGCTACTAGTTCATGTTGAAGATACATGTGTGGATGCCATGGCACCTTTCCTTGTTGGGGTCAGCAAGACCGATATATATCTTTGCGCAATTGATCTTTGCGCGTAGGCTGGTAGGGCCTGGCCTTTTGCGGCTTCTCTTCTCCgcagcatgcatgcaacatgcagccGAGCTGACCCCCATAATAAAGGTCAGTACGCTGCATCGCATGCAACGCCATCCAACCGTCCATCCATCCACATGTGCTGGTGATTATTCTGATTGTAAATTTAACATTCTAAATTTGGTATCagtaatgctacacgtacaaaTGAGTTACAAGGTTTTACAAAAAGGGTTAACTATATTGGTCAATAGGTGGGGAGGCGGCCCACCCTCCCCTGAAAACCAGGGGAGGGGGCAAGTTTGTGATTGGTTGGTAGATAGAAAGAGTTTGTAAACTTATGTATTTGTTTGTATGTCTAGCATTTTTGATTTGGAATCGACCATTGTGATAGTGATTATTTTCAAtcatctactaaaactaatttattcCAAAATTAACAGTGCGGTCGAGTTTAATTTAACAATTTAATTAAAAAAATTCATATCGAGCGTTATGATACGGAGTTTTACTAAATTATTAAATTTGGACGTAATTTAGGAATCAATCTTTTGCGATCAATTATTTTTAGTAATTTATTAAAATAATTCCAAAATCGACAATAACTATTTTCATGCTGGAACCGATAGTTCCCACAGGGATTAATTTCATGAATTAATTGATATCAATCCTGAAGACCTAAAGCGTATGCACTTACGTCACTTGTGCCATGCCGGGCTCGGGCTCCGGCCCTAGTTTTCGGCCCGAGGCTCGAGCCAAAAGTGTGGGGGAAAACGTGTATATCTGTCTGTATGTTTTTAGAAATTTCAAGAATACACATATGTATTCTAAAAACATAAACTAATATGTTTTTCAATTCTTTTTTCTAAAACAGAATGGTTTTCATTGTCCcaaacatgccatgatcatattgGGCTTGGTGTTAGCCCAGCACGAACCACGGCCCGGCCCGACCCGGTTGTATGCCCCCGGTCGATTGTGAACCATCCAATTTGCTTCCCCACCCCCGCCCGCATATCCACGGTTTCCCGGCCGCCATCGAAACGCTTCGCTACGGCGCTATCCCCACCTCCACGTGTGCACCCAATCGGCGCTCTCCACACCTACAAATACGCCCCAAAGCATGGATTGGACGCTCACACATAGCCAACACTTGCAGCCTAGCCTAGCACTCGCAGATTTCACGCAGCTCGCCCGCGAGGAACGCATGGGCCATGTCACCTTTGGCTCGCAGCGCATGGAACCCATCCCCGCCGCCACCCTGTCTAGCGCCGGTGCTAGGCTGCTTCTCCACTACGTCTAGGGCGCCCACGCCGAGTACTGCCTTGACCCGGCCACATATGCGCCCGCAGCCCTGCCCACGGTCTCATTGTTatgtctccaacgtaactataatttattaagtatttatgtcatgtttacaataattttatacggTTTGGGTGTAATTTtatatgatttaaatggaactaacctggactgacgttattttcagcagaactaccgtggtgttgttttttatgcagaaa encodes:
- the LOC119350923 gene encoding DELLA protein SLR1-like, yielding MDMDAHTQPALTAFTQLAREEHMAHFAFSWQGMEPAPAASLSGAGATLPLHSVQGAAAARNSADASYCPDPATYAPAVLATVPPTIAEAGAKRRQDAENIALYLIHILHKCAEAIEAGDYAVAAGKLSEARTMLATSVSTTTGIGRVASHFAAALAHRLFPASPHSSFTLDASPERAGELYRQFYDAGPYLKFAHFTANQAILEAFEGCDRVHVVDLAIKQGVQWTTLIQALSIRPGGPPSVRITGIGSAPAVDEAGLRLAELARAMNVPFSFQRFTDDSLDQLKPWMFQVLPGEAVAVNSICQLHRLLVDPDAASTSLPTPIDVVLGWIASMQPRVFTVVEQEADHNKPRLPTRFENAMFYYGSVLDSMEAMSVSRGGVIGNGAGADAYVQREIFDIVCGEGSARTERHEPLACWCARLWRMGLTHVPLGPSAAYQAAKLVRMYSTAGFRVQEIGGCLSLMWHERPLFTASVWSAMPADGAAEERADKHKLKMSIGESSSGHLPDAGAQ